The genomic stretch gtagagcacctgcatgacaagttcaaggtcctgagttcaaaccctcgtactgcccaaaaaatatgtgtatgtgtatatatatatatatgtatatttcaataGTTCacgcatatatatacacatgtacatatatatgtatatgcgtGAATATATatcttccatatatatatattatatataatatatatatatatatatatatatatatatatcactatgtagcccaggctggccttgaacttaagatcctcctacGGCTGCCTCCTGAGTGTGGGACTACAGGCACACCCCAGCCCTTCCTGTCTTCTCTGGCCCAAACAACTGGTTATCTTCTCTGTAGCAAGCACTACGATGACTGACTGACTACGCAAATACCTGATAGAATTGCAGAGGGTAAGCTAACTGAACGACTTCTGAGTATTAGCCCCTGGTCAGATGGAAAACTGTTTCCAGTATTATTTATAGTTGCACCTGACTGCAGTTCTGTGAGATGCTGGAGCATTCATACACCTCATCTGCCTTGGCAAGCTACCTTCGTGGTATGGCCATGAAGATATAACACTAGTAGTTAAAAGCACGTTTTTGTAATGAGTTTAATCCCCTAAAAGGAATGCCATTAAATCTCATTAGCTGAGACATCTACTTATTCTAATACCTCAGTGTTCATTCCTATTACCTGTATATCTTCTTAAAAGATAGAACTGTTTTTAATGCCTTCTAGTTTTCCATTGAGTGTACACTATTGAGTAAGTGTAAGAGTTTTATGTTAGCATGGAAGTCTTGCAATACTAAAGATACTTTGAATAGCAGTCATGATGGCAATTTCTATATAAAAGAGCCTTAAATTGAACATGGTTTTGAGCTCAAACTCCTCACCCTCACAAAAATGGCCATATTGAAATAAAAAGGTTGGcatattacaaagaaatgaaaaagaacaaggCCAGGGATATAGCTTAGTAGCagtccagcatgtgcaaggccttgggttcagttctcagcaccacacacacaaaaagggaagagacagaaataaagaacTTTTTAGATGGTATAATATTAAGAATAATAGCATAATAACGTTTGTGTCAACACTGCTAAcaggagagagacaaagaggagaAGATAAGAAAAGCACAAAATACACCATGCAGGTATAGAGTTTGGCAGGCATGGAGGCTAAGGAAGAAAACTAGCTAAGGATTCAGCTGGAGAGATGGACTGAGAATAGCCTAGGAGAGTACTGAAGGCCAGGGTTAGGAACTAATGGGATGGTGAAAAACccctgtggatttttttttttttttttttttggtagtacagggATTGAACCCATAGTTCTTGCTAGACTAGCACTGTAGCAagtgaactacacccccagcccttttgtttacattattttttgagatagactcttgctatctttgcccaagctggcctcaaactcacgatactcctccagagtaactgggatcacaggcatgcaccaccataacTAGCTTACTTCTAGGATCTTTCAGAATACTCAGATTTCTTTGACAGGGGTTCCCTACAGTGTTTCATTTCACATCTTTATCTTTCCCAACATCTGCAAAAACctacataaataaaagtaatcaaataattatagaaaactgaagagaaattTCTCTTTAACAGAATTCAGGTTTTGTCCCTAGTTTAAAGATGGGCTAGGAGACAAATGTTTAAAACTGAGTGTTGAAGAGTAAGAATTTGAAGGGTAAGTGTTTGTAGAGTAAGTCATCCCCAGTTATTACTGTGTTACCTTTTAGTTTGTCTTTGATGTTTTCTGATAAGTGTTTTGTGAGCTGAGGCATCTCTTCTGGGGAGTACTCAGTACCTGCCAGTTCTTCCTTGAGCACAGCATGGATGCAGTCTTTAACCACGGAGGGTCTGAACCTAGTTGAAACAATTTGAGAACATATAATTAGTCACTCCAAAACCCCACCTTTTACCTCAACTCTCCCCAGGTTTTTGTCTTTAGAACACTTAAGTTCttctattttgtactttttttcattatgaaagtaaaataaacaagaaaacgcATTCCTATCCACAGCCTGGACTGCTCCTAATCCTCAGGCCAACACATATCCCATCTGGACGTCTATTACAACTCAAACTTAAGCTATTCCATATTGAGCTTCTGATATTCTCCTCTCCCCTAACCAGGTCCTCATGGAGTCTTCTCCATTGTATCAGTGATAACTCAATTCTTACTATTGATCCAGCCAAAAACCTTGGTATCCCATCACTTCCTATTTCCCTTCCTGGCACTTGTGACCATCTGATACAGACTGTGCTTCACCTATCTCCTTCTCATTTGCTGTCCTTCAGCCCTGCTAAACACAAGCTCCATTACTGTGATTAGTGTGTTGTGGGAGGGGGGCACTGAGGACTAAACGCAGCACCTTGCACacgcaaggcaagtgctctaccacttgaactaagCACCAAGTCTTGACTGAGATCTTTCCACATATGCCtccgagtagctggaattatagaggtgaaccactacatccagcttgtttgttcagatgggtgggggaggggaggatttgcccacactggcctcaagtGAACTACGAGCCTCCTCTGGATGATCTCTGTCtaacaaattaaaatgtttcaaattttgcGCTTATGATGCAGTTTACTATTTGGTAATAGTAGTGTCCCCTCATTACTTTTTAACAGTATTTTCTTTGCTCTCTTGCCTGCTCATTCTTACAGATGAACTTTAGAATCATCAAATTTCCAAGACGTGAGGCTGAGGATACAGCTAAGTGTGCCTGCTTACTACGccccaggccttgagttcaattcccagcaccaaaaaagaaaagaaaatttaaatccaACATTTGGTCTGTTGGGAATGCAGTCTAACATACCATATCTGGCTCTTCCTTTATGCTTTTTCAATTCTCCATAAACTGTTaaggttttcttaaaaaaaaaaatcacacatgaaCTCATATCATTAAACCTAGAGGATAAAAGAGTGTTGTTAATCTCGTTCTGTGCTGTTTTTACAGCACACAGCTGAATGACATCCCATGCATTTGCCAAGACAACTGAATGTCTGCTTTTGTGgagtttgttgtttgttgttttggtggcactggggtttgaattccggGCTGGagctgctaggcaggcgctctatcacctCCAGTCTTGAACATAACGTTGTTCTATGTCCACTTTACCATGGGAAAACTGCTGCATGAAACTGTCATCCTGGGTTCCGCAACTATACCCGCCAGGTGTCAGGTTCAACAACCTGCTTCCCAGCCACAGAGGAGAGGCTTTGGAATTTTTTCCCAATGTTTTTCTCTTGTGAAGATGAAGTTACGGACGCATCCTAAAGACCTAGGTGAGTGCCCTCTTCAAGCAAGATATTCGGATACTACGTGGGAAGAACTCTGCATACATATAGGTCCGGAGCCAGAAGCACAGGCAATCTGGCACAGGTGTGCACACGGTAACCCTCAAAACACCGCTGGTTTTCTGCCCGTCTCTATCCTATCCACTTCGTTCCCGCTGTGCGCACGTCCAGGGTGTCCTAGAGGTCAATCCTTCCCGCTGCGCCAGCCTAAGGACGCGCCACAACCTAACTCTCTGCAACCGCGGACCCACTCCTCTACTGCCCCCTGCAGGGGAAAAGTCGGAACAGCGGCGTCCCTCCCGCCGGCAGCCAGGCCCGCCCCTCCCCTCCGCCGGCCCCGCCCTCTTCCCACCCGGCCACGCCCTCGTCCCGACCCCGCCTTCTCCTCCCCTCCGCGCCTGCCCCGCCCGCGCCCCGCGAGTTCCAGTCGGACGCCCAGACAAGTTCTGCTAGCTGGACTCAAAACGTCTTGAGATCGCCCTGCCCGCATCGCGTCCGCTACTCGCCTTTGCTGGAAAATGGGCCTCAGAATATAAGTGTTCTCTGGCTGCCCTGAGTTCTTCTCAGCCTCAGGCGGCCCGTCACCCACAGAGAACGGGGTGCCGAGAGAGAAGGACGCGCGAGTCGCCATGGCCAGGGCTTCTAGGCCAGGTGTATCTCGTGAGGAAGGCCTGACCCGTTGCAGTTGCGGCCCGCCGCAGAGGAGCCGTTGCCAGGGCAACAGGCCCGCCCTGGACCGTCACGTGACCTGCCGCACATTTTTATAGGCTCTCGTGGCCGAGCCACTCGCCCTGCACTGCGTCTGCGCAGTCGCTGCAGGGCGGGAACGGGCAGACGGGCGAGGGCACAGGCGCTCTACGCGGGATTGGTGATCCCTGTCGGGTTTACTCATTGCTTTACCACGCCTTATCTTTTATTAACCCTGAGACGATCCTAGGAAGTACAGTCGGAATCTGAGACTCATAGACGTTAGGGAACTTGACCCCGGATACCCAGCTAGGAACCAGCAGGGCCCAAATTCTTATCCAGGTTCCTTCAAAGTGGCGGTGGACCACATCCAGCCTTCCGTTTGTACGACTTGTGAGCTAACAACAggatgtgtgaatgtgtgtgtgtgtatgtgggtatatatatacatatattgtttgagacaaggtcttgctatgtggccttGGTTTGCCTGAACCTCTAgctcatcctgcctcagcctcccatcaTTGCACCCCggtttatatttcttaaataattgaaaaatcaaaataagagtTACCATTTTGTGACACATCCAAAAAtacaagaatttaaaatttcagaatcTATAAACTTAGGCTGAAACACAATGCTCATTTACAtcttgtctatggctgcttttgtgctataTAGCCCAAAATGAGTAGTTGCAACAGGGATCATTTGGCCCTTAaagactaaaataatatatggccCCTTTTAAAAGTTCCAAGAGCACTGTTCTATTCCCAAATGGCCAGCCTGCAATTCCCAGCCAGCTTGCTGGGCCTCACCCACACCTCCTCCAGTGGAAAAGGCAGAAAAGAGTAGTTTAGTTGCATTTCATGCATGTAAACCCTAATCCTGCCGCACATGCATCTGTAATTCctgcattcaggagactgaggttgaggcaggagaatcacgagtttaaggtcagcctggggtacagagagagaccctgtctcaaaaaacaaaagggaaaaaaaaaatcagccagccAGCTGCAGTCGTTGGTCCTGTTATAGAAGGCTGTGTCCTGACACAGAAAAAGGACGTACTCCAGTATCCATCCCCGCTTCCTTTGGTAACCTTCATCCTATTAGTTGTGTTACCAAGCTCCAAAACTCACTTCTCTAACATGAGAAAGGGATAGTATTTACCCATTAAACAGAGATGAAAAGTTTTAGCAGAAACTGACTATTAATAGCTCTTtaagttgagattttttttctgagaacagCACTACTTTTTCCaaacaatttttaatttgaaacaaTTTCAAACTTTCAGAAAAATTACAAGTACAGTACAAGAACTTTTTTTCCTAAACAttgtcctttttgtttgttgtttttggtgggactagggtttgaactcaggactttgcacttgcaaaattTAAAGTCAGAGCTTTGTATTTGCAAagtacatgctctaccacttgagctacaccttcagtccattctgatctggttattttggagatgatgtcttgcaaactatttgcctgggctgacatcTGACCATAATCCTCCccattttagcctcccaagtaactaggattacaggtggaagCCACCTGCGCCTCGCTGTAAACCATTTGATAATATATTGCTAAGCCCATCAGCCTAAATGCTTTCTTGTATTTCCAGTAAACAAGGACGTTCTCCTGCTGAAGACTGCAGATTAGGAATCAGCACTAATACATTAATACCATCTAATCT from Castor canadensis chromosome 5, mCasCan1.hap1v2, whole genome shotgun sequence encodes the following:
- the Dynlt2b gene encoding dynein light chain Tctex-type protein 2B, translating into MATRASFSLGTPFSVGDGPPEAEKNSGQPENTYILRPIFQQRFRPSVVKDCIHAVLKEELAGTEYSPEEMPQLTKHLSENIKDKLKEMGFDRYKIVVQVLIGEQRGEGVFMAARCFWDADTDNYIHDVFMNDSLFCVVAAFGCFYY